Within the Candidatus Zixiibacteriota bacterium genome, the region CCTGATCGTTGCTGATGGTCAGCGAAATTGCATCGTCGCGATGGTCCAGAGAGATATCGATATTTCCTTTGCTGCCGGCGGCTTCTATGGCATTATCCAGAAGTTCATTCAGAGCCGTTTCAATCTGTCGGGCTTCACCCATTATTCTGGTTTCCCCGCCCGGCGCCCAGTTTATTTTTCCGGCCAAACCGGGCCTTTCACTTCTTTTCTCAATAATACCTGCGACAATTCTGTTGAGATCCAAGCAGGTGCTCTGCCCCGAATCAATGCAGCCCAATTGATGAAGCCGATCTACCATTTGGATTGCTTTTTCTCCGGCCGCCTGAATAATTCCCGCCAGCGTCATATCATCGTCATCGAGCGTCTTTCCCTTTTGTACTGTCAGCTGGCTGGCGGCGGTCTGGATGGCCGAGAGTTTGTTCCGCATATCGTGCGAGAAATTCCTGATAACCCGATCATATTCAGAGGAATCATTCAATGCGTGGCCGACCAGCTTGAAGGATATAAGAGTGTAATCATGCCCCTGCAGTTGAAAATTCGACATATTGAAATTCTTGATTCTTTTATCCATCACGATGGGATTCTCCGGGCCGCTCCCGGCGGCGATTATGCTCCGCACCATATCTGTCGTAAATGCTTTTTCCCGCGAACTATCGGTCTCACCGGCAAAGTCATTCCGCGGCATCCGGTCGGCTATTATTTCCTTTTCCTCGGCGTCAATCATATATCTGAAAAGTGATTCTTCAGTCACGAATAATTCCACCGCCCTTGACGCTATAAACTCTTCATAATATCTTTTTATCCGCGCCACCCTGTTCAGAAAGTCGCCGGCATATTGGTCGGTGCGACCCCACCTTTCCGAGTAGATAATACCGGCCGCGATTTCGGTTCCATTCCGATCCCGCCCCAGATTGGCCGTACAGAGCAAGTAATCGGTTTCGCCCCCGGAATCGGTTTTCTCCAGATGACGGCAGAAAATACCGGCCGGGTCATTTTTTACCGTCTCCCACACCGTTTCGGCCGACAGAGGTTCAAGTTCGGTCGGATGAAGGTACTTCTCTCCGCTCAGGAGGAAAAACAGGCTCTGCTCCGGGAAAATCTGCTCCAGATATTCGCGGGTTGCAGTTTCAGGGACTTGACCGCAATACAGATCGCAGCAGAGATTAAATAAAATACGATTATTCATAAAGTACTCCGATTATCGGCGTTTCCGAAAGCCCCCGGAATTCCGATATAGGGACTATTGATAGTTTTCGATACCTTGTTTCAAAATGATACATACATGAAAAGTATCGGTTGAAACAGTGAAACCTTTATTTCTGTCTGCATTTAAATAGAATCTTTGCCATCTTTTCAGAATCCGGAACCCCATTTGTAACTCAGTTTAAGGCAAGCAATTGGGGGCCACTGCGGAATTGGAGAAACTAATTTTAAAAAAAACTTGACCGCTCCTCATGACCGCCGTATTTTCGCTTGTGCCTATATCTAAAGACGATATTCTCAAGATTGCCTCCTTGGCCAGACTGGAACTCAGCCCCGAAGAGCAGCAGAGTCTTGCCCGTGACCTGGCTCAGATTGTCTCCTATATCGATCAAATCAAGAATGTCGATACCGATGGCATCATCCCGCAGAGTCAATTTATCAAGGCCGAAAATGTCTTCCGCGAGGACGCTGTCAAGCCATCGCTGCCGCGAGAAAAGGCGCTTGGCAACGCGCCCGACCGGGATGAGGAATATTTCAAGGTCCCGAAGGTGCTCGGTTAGTATGAAACCAAAAATTCTGGCTGTTATCCCGGCTCGCTTTGCGTCACGGCGATTCCCCGGGAAAGCTCTCTCAATTATTGCCGGAAAAACCATGCTGGAGCATATCTACCGGGAGGTTTCCGAGGCGAAGCTGATCGACCGGGTGGTGGTTGCGACCGACTCGGAAGAGATCCATTCCGCGACCGAGGCCTTTGGCGGCGAAGCAGTGATTACCTCGAAGCGGCATCGCACCGGCTCCGACCGCTCGGCCGAAGTATTGCAGAAACTGGGAGGAGAGATTCTGGTCAGCGTGCAGGCCGACCATCTGGGTGTGAAAAGCGGCGACTATGACCGGGTGATCCGAGCGATGCTGATTTCACGTGACATCAATTATGCGACTATCATCAAGAAGATAGAAACCGAAGAGCATCTGTATGATCCCAATCGGGTCAAAATTACTCTGGACAGCGGCGATAATGCTCTCTGGTTCTCCCGTTATCCCATTCCATTTCTGCAAGGGATAAATGGCGACCGTCTGAGCTCTTTTGATTTCTATTACCATATAGGTGTTTATTTTTACCGGCGCGCGGCGCTTATGAAATTTCATTCCTGGCCGCGGAGTCGTCACGAAAAGGCCGAATCGCTGGAACAACTGCGCATATTGGAAAATCGCGAAAAAATAAGAGCCTTCAAAATCAAGAGCGCGGTTATTTCCATCGATACTCCCGAAGATTTGAAAGCGATAAAAAAGCTCCTTTTAAAATAGATCCGGAGAATGTTATGGCTGAGAAGAAAACCAAATATATTTTTGTGACCGGCGGCGTGGTCTCCTCGCTGGGGAAAGGGATTGCCTCGGCGTCACTGGGATTTCTGCTGAAGCGGCGGGGTCTCAAAGTCAATATTATTAAGTGCGATCCCTATATTAATGTCGATCCCGGGACTATGAATCCGTTTCAACATGGTGAAGTGTTTGTTCTTGATGACGGTTCCGAAACGGATCTCGATCTGGGGCATTACGAGCGGTTTCTGGATCAAAATATGACCCGCGAGAATAATATTACGACCGGACAGATTTACAATACGGTTATCAGCCGCGAGCGCCGGGGCGATTATCTTGGCGCCACGGTGCAGGTGATTCCGCATATTACCGAGGAAATCAAAGATTGCCTGAGGAAACCGGCGCGAACCAATCCCGATACCGATGTGATCATTGTGGAAATCGGGGGAACCGTGGGAGATATCGAATCGCAGCCATTTCTGGAGGCGATTCGCCAGATGGCGCTGGAAAGCGAACCGGAGGATACCCTTTTCATTCATCTGACTCTGGTGCCCTATATCGCCACGGCCGGTGAAATTAAAACCAAACCGACCCAGCACTCGGTGAAAGCGCTTCGCGAAATCGGTATTCAGCCGAAAATCCTGGTTTGCCGGACGACCAAAGACCTGAATGAATCAATTCGTAAGAAAATCGGGCTGTTCTGCAATGTGCCGTCCAAATATGTTATCTCGGCGCTCGATGTTGAAACCATTTATGAAGTACCGCTGCGTTTCCATCTGGAGGGATTCGATCAGTTGGTCTGCGAGCATTTGCGGCTTGATGTTCCCGAGCCGGACCTGACCGATTGGGAGGAGACGGTGTCCAAGATAAAGAATCCGGTGCATCGGGTCAAAATCGCCATCTGCGGTAAATATGTTTATCTCAAGGATGCCTATAAGTCGATAATTGAATCATTTATTCATGCCGGCGTGGAGAATAATGCCCGCGTTGACCTGATATGGGTTTCCTCCGAGGATATCAAGCAGAGCGGGGCGGATAAATTTCTTTCGGATATTGACGGCCTTCTCATTCCCGGCGGTTTCGGCGAGCGCGGGGTAGAGGGGAAAATCGAATCGATTCACTATGTACGGGAAAACAATATTCCCTTTCTGGGATTATGCCTGGGGATGCAGTGCGCGGTGATAGAATACGCCCGCAATGTCTGCGGTCTCGAGGATGCCCACAGCTATGAATTCTACGCCGATTTAAAACATCCGGTGATACACCTGATGGCCGATCAGGAGGGTGTCACCAACATGGGCGGCAGCATGCGTCTGGGAGCGTACCGGGCGATACTCGATAAGCACTCGAAATCATGTGCCGCCTACGGCGCCGAGGAAATTTCCGAGCGGCATCGTCACCGGTACGAA harbors:
- the gatC gene encoding Asp-tRNA(Asn)/Glu-tRNA(Gln) amidotransferase subunit GatC; the encoded protein is MPISKDDILKIASLARLELSPEEQQSLARDLAQIVSYIDQIKNVDTDGIIPQSQFIKAENVFREDAVKPSLPREKALGNAPDRDEEYFKVPKVLG
- a CDS encoding HAMP domain-containing sensor histidine kinase; this translates as MNNRILFNLCCDLYCGQVPETATREYLEQIFPEQSLFFLLSGEKYLHPTELEPLSAETVWETVKNDPAGIFCRHLEKTDSGGETDYLLCTANLGRDRNGTEIAAGIIYSERWGRTDQYAGDFLNRVARIKRYYEEFIASRAVELFVTEESLFRYMIDAEEKEIIADRMPRNDFAGETDSSREKAFTTDMVRSIIAAGSGPENPIVMDKRIKNFNMSNFQLQGHDYTLISFKLVGHALNDSSEYDRVIRNFSHDMRNKLSAIQTAASQLTVQKGKTLDDDDMTLAGIIQAAGEKAIQMVDRLHQLGCIDSGQSTCLDLNRIVAGIIEKRSERPGLAGKINWAPGGETRIMGEARQIETALNELLDNAIEAAGSKGNIDISLDHRDDAISLTISNDQARTQAGPTINRMQMDGRQFTPARPGRMGMGLTLARRIIANHGGELEIAPSDNDQFSVTLTFPAAIRRETIAAY
- the kdsB gene encoding 3-deoxy-manno-octulosonate cytidylyltransferase, with the translated sequence MKPKILAVIPARFASRRFPGKALSIIAGKTMLEHIYREVSEAKLIDRVVVATDSEEIHSATEAFGGEAVITSKRHRTGSDRSAEVLQKLGGEILVSVQADHLGVKSGDYDRVIRAMLISRDINYATIIKKIETEEHLYDPNRVKITLDSGDNALWFSRYPIPFLQGINGDRLSSFDFYYHIGVYFYRRAALMKFHSWPRSRHEKAESLEQLRILENREKIRAFKIKSAVISIDTPEDLKAIKKLLLK